The following proteins are co-located in the Pomacea canaliculata isolate SZHN2017 linkage group LG8, ASM307304v1, whole genome shotgun sequence genome:
- the LOC112570076 gene encoding uncharacterized protein LOC112570076 isoform X1 encodes MVRVAVIGCGQLGVRIAGELAYHGHRVKMFDSNKDALNKVFSRLQEDRKLLKKEGLMAHDNFLGQVLCMSLLEETVNDAEFILEAISENLEAKKDMFERISHLCKENAIICTNSLYLDIHQISEHANRQERCLGLRFLFPVYYIPEVEVIAGRFTSTNVIERVRVWLERMGKTMFFRSGHHPLILTEEQREERKNARLKQITNSSGGALYMEKAVPPLFHKGNRTPSRDDEDSILPADMDRECAICMARVRDCLLNPCHHMVTCYKCGTLLQQRHDSCPICRTDIVNTVRVFYS; translated from the exons ATGGTTCGAGTGGCAGTTATAGGATGTGGACAGCTTGGAGTTAGAATTGCAG GTGAACTCGCGTACCATGGACATAGAGTTAAAATGTTTGACTCGAACAAAGATGCATTGAATAAAGTGTTCTCACGCCTGCAGGAGGACCGCAAACTGCTCAAAAAAGAAGGCTTAATGGCACATGACAATTTCTTG GGACAAGTTTTGTGCATGAGTCTTCTGGAAGAAACTGTCAATGATGCAGAATTCATCCTTGAAGCTATCTCTGAAAACTtagaagcaaagaaagacatGTTTGAAA GAATCTCTCATCTTTGCAAAGAAAATGCCATCATCTGTACAAATTCTCTGTATCTGGACATCCATCAAATTTCAGAGCATGCCAACAGACAAGAG AGATGCCTGGGGTTACGGTTCTTGTTTCCAGTGTACTACATTCCAGAAGTGGAGGTTATTGCAGGAAGATTCACCAGCACCAATGTTATAGAAAGAG TACGAGTCTGGTTGGAAAGAATGGGTAAGACAATGTTTTTTAGATCAGGGCATCATCCACTCATCCTGACTGAGGAGCAgcgtgaagaaagaaaaaatg CCAGACTTAAACAGATAACAAACTCATCAGGTGGAGCATTGTACATGGAAAAAGCTGTGCCCCCTCTTTTTCACAAGGGAAACAGGACTCCCAGTAGAGATGATGAGGATT CCATACTACCTGCTGACATGGACAGAGAATGTGCAATCTGCATGGCACGTGTACGAGACTGTCTACTGAATCCTTGCCATCACATGGTGACATGCTACAAGTGTGGGACACTGCTTCAGCAACGCCATGACAGCTGTCCTATATGTCGAACGGACATTGTGAACACAGTGCGAGTCTTCTACTcataa
- the LOC112570076 gene encoding uncharacterized protein LOC112570076 isoform X2: protein MFDSNKDALNKVFSRLQEDRKLLKKEGLMAHDNFLGQVLCMSLLEETVNDAEFILEAISENLEAKKDMFERISHLCKENAIICTNSLYLDIHQISEHANRQERCLGLRFLFPVYYIPEVEVIAGRFTSTNVIERVRVWLERMGKTMFFRSGHHPLILTEEQREERKNARLKQITNSSGGALYMEKAVPPLFHKGNRTPSRDDEDSILPADMDRECAICMARVRDCLLNPCHHMVTCYKCGTLLQQRHDSCPICRTDIVNTVRVFYS from the exons ATGTTTGACTCGAACAAAGATGCATTGAATAAAGTGTTCTCACGCCTGCAGGAGGACCGCAAACTGCTCAAAAAAGAAGGCTTAATGGCACATGACAATTTCTTG GGACAAGTTTTGTGCATGAGTCTTCTGGAAGAAACTGTCAATGATGCAGAATTCATCCTTGAAGCTATCTCTGAAAACTtagaagcaaagaaagacatGTTTGAAA GAATCTCTCATCTTTGCAAAGAAAATGCCATCATCTGTACAAATTCTCTGTATCTGGACATCCATCAAATTTCAGAGCATGCCAACAGACAAGAG AGATGCCTGGGGTTACGGTTCTTGTTTCCAGTGTACTACATTCCAGAAGTGGAGGTTATTGCAGGAAGATTCACCAGCACCAATGTTATAGAAAGAG TACGAGTCTGGTTGGAAAGAATGGGTAAGACAATGTTTTTTAGATCAGGGCATCATCCACTCATCCTGACTGAGGAGCAgcgtgaagaaagaaaaaatg CCAGACTTAAACAGATAACAAACTCATCAGGTGGAGCATTGTACATGGAAAAAGCTGTGCCCCCTCTTTTTCACAAGGGAAACAGGACTCCCAGTAGAGATGATGAGGATT CCATACTACCTGCTGACATGGACAGAGAATGTGCAATCTGCATGGCACGTGTACGAGACTGTCTACTGAATCCTTGCCATCACATGGTGACATGCTACAAGTGTGGGACACTGCTTCAGCAACGCCATGACAGCTGTCCTATATGTCGAACGGACATTGTGAACACAGTGCGAGTCTTCTACTcataa